One stretch of Diabrotica undecimpunctata isolate CICGRU chromosome 5, icDiaUnde3, whole genome shotgun sequence DNA includes these proteins:
- the LOC140441235 gene encoding small ribosomal subunit protein uS11 codes for MAPRKGKQPKEEVQLSLGPQVREGEIVFGVAHIFASFNDTFVHVTDLSGRETISRVTGGMKVKADRDEASPYAAMLAAQDVAEKCKTLGITALHIKLRATGGNKTKTPGPGAQSALRALARSNMKIGRIEDVTPIPSDSTRRKGGRRGRRL; via the exons ATGGCCCCTAGAAAAGGAAAACAACCCAAAGAAGAAGTCCAACTATCTCTTGGACCTCAAGTTCGTGAAGGTGAAATAGTTTTCGGTGTAGCTCACATTTTCGCTAGTTTCAATGATACATTCGTTCATGTTACTGACTTGTCTGGTAGAGAAACTATCTCCAGAGTTACTGGAGGTATGAAAGTTAAAGCTGACAGAGATGAAGCTTCTCCCTATGCTGCTATGTTAGCTGCCCAG GATGTAGCTGAAAAATGCAAAACATTAGGAATCACTGCACTCCACATCAAATTGAGGGCCACAGGTGGTAACAAAACAAAAACCCCTGGACCAGGAGCCCAAAGTGCACTCAGAGCTTTGGCTCGTTCTAACATGAAAATTGGTAGGATTGAAGATGTGACTCCAATTCCATCTGATTCCACACGTAGGAAGGGAGGTCGCCGTGGTCGTAGATTGTAG